A DNA window from Chelativorans sp. AA-79 contains the following coding sequences:
- a CDS encoding SufE family protein: protein MITSIDTIRDDFAFLDDWEERYRYIIELGSDLPAYPDTARDDQHKVRGCVSQVWLLTRIGEGPDPVITFQGDSDAHIVRGLVAIMLALFSGRRASEILETDAEQTMRALGLDEHLTPQRANGLRAMIQRMKEEAGAAMSAA from the coding sequence ATGATCACGAGCATCGATACCATTCGGGACGACTTCGCCTTCCTGGACGACTGGGAGGAGCGCTACCGCTACATCATCGAGCTCGGCAGCGACCTGCCGGCCTATCCCGATACCGCCCGCGACGATCAGCACAAGGTGCGCGGTTGCGTGAGCCAGGTCTGGCTCCTGACGCGGATCGGCGAAGGGCCGGATCCGGTGATCACCTTCCAGGGTGATTCGGACGCGCACATCGTGCGCGGGCTGGTCGCCATCATGCTCGCGCTCTTCAGCGGCAGGCGGGCAAGCGAGATCCTCGAAACCGATGCGGAGCAGACGATGCGCGCGCTCGGCCTCGACGAGCATCTGACGCCGCAGCGCGCAAACGGGCTGCGCGCCATGATCCAGCGCATGAAGGAGGAAGCAGGTGCGGCGATGAGCGCGGCCTGA
- a CDS encoding DUF5330 domain-containing protein — MGLLVRSVAGLSLLFLVLPIDLSGETAKEGEARPPQALSAARDTPAGLTSICERRPDICATATVVFAAIAAQAREGVRLAQSLIEEAAHDAEPAHILPREPVPAEKGVPAAR; from the coding sequence ATGGGGCTGCTTGTTCGTTCCGTCGCAGGATTGTCGCTCCTGTTCCTGGTTCTGCCGATCGACCTGAGCGGCGAAACGGCAAAGGAAGGAGAGGCCCGTCCGCCGCAGGCGCTTTCCGCAGCCCGCGATACGCCCGCCGGCCTCACCTCCATCTGCGAGCGCCGGCCCGACATATGCGCGACGGCGACGGTGGTGTTCGCCGCGATTGCCGCTCAAGCCAGGGAGGGCGTGCGGCTTGCCCAGTCCTTGATCGAGGAGGCGGCGCACGATGCCGAGCCTGCCCACATCCTCCCCCGCGAACCCGTTCCCGCCGAGAAAGGCGTTCCGGCCGCGCGGTGA